The Drosophila nasuta strain 15112-1781.00 chromosome 2L, ASM2355853v1, whole genome shotgun sequence genome window below encodes:
- the LOC132785729 gene encoding sodium- and chloride-dependent glycine transporter 1 produces the protein MKPQPQPQPPPRPPRKEKRIRRDTNRGQWNSKAEFVLSLIGYAIGIGNVWRFPYLCYRSGGGAFLVPYMLMVILCGIPLFYMEVLIGQFSGTGCTGMFRLVPILKGTGYCMVVVNAYCVCYYSVIISYPIRMLYYCFWKTVPWSTCDHHWNTPNCTAIEDLHNHVGETLKTSSDEFFHLEVLRISSSIAELGTMVWGQLLSLFITWLIIYLCVVRGIKSVGKVVYFTAPFPYLLLTILFIRGVTLPGAASGIKFFIYPQWDRLYDLKVWSDAAIQMFFGLGPGWGGIVNMASFNNFRNSAKFDSFLVVSVNVFTSIYAGFVVFSVLGFLSEQSGIPVATVATSGAGLAFVTYPQAISMLPLPQLWGVLFFVMLFILGIDSVFVQLEAITTSILDEVEVLRNHKWKVTLILCIFFFSMSTIMCTNAGMFILQLFDWYSSALAIIVVCLVEVIMVAFIYGIDNFMTDVEFMLGKRPALFWKIAWKYITPIVLTFVLFTSIIFLRKITYNGIEYPTWAVAIGWLSFVSSIILIPLYVVYIMIIKRDTMKDSLKKRLKPLDWTPADPDDRADYDQFRRERKMPAFMSDTEA, from the exons ATgaaaccacaaccacaaccgCAACCACCACCGCGACCACCACGTAAAGAGAAAAGGATTCGTCGTGATACGAATCGTGGACAATGGAATTCGAAAGCTGAATTTGTGCTCTCGCTGATTGGCTATGCGATTGGCATTGGCAATGTTTGGCGGTTTCCCTATCTCTGCTATCGCAGTGGAGGCG GCGCTTTCCTGGTGCCCTACATGCTGATGGTCATTCTATGCGGCATTCCCCTCTTCTACATGGAGGTGCTAATTGGCCAATTCTCGGGCACCGGCTGCACGGGCATGTTCCGTCTGGTGCCCATCCTCAAGGGCACCGGCTACTGCATGGTTGTGGTGAATGCCTACTGTGTGTGCTACTACTCCGTCATCATCTCGTATCCCATACGCATGCTCTACTATTGCTTTTGGAAGACTGTGCCCTGGTCCACTTGCGATCATCACTGGAACACGCCCAACTGCACGGCCATTGAGGAT CTGCACAATCACGTGGGAGAAACCCTGAAGACGTCTTCGGATGAGTTTTTTCA TCTTGAAGTGCTTCGTATCTCGAGCAGCATCGCAGAATTAGGGACAATGGTGTGGGGGCAACTGCTCAGCTTATTCATCACCTGGCTCATCATCTATCTCTGCGTGGTGCGCGGTATCAAATCG GTTGGCAAAGTTGTCTATTTTACTGCTCCGTTTCCGTATCTGCTCTTGACCATACTCTTCATACGTGGCGTCACTTTGCCTGGAGCTGCCAGTGGCATCAAGTTCTTCATATATCCACAGTGGGATCGTCTCTACGATCTGAAGGTGTGGTCCGATGCGGCCATACAGATGTTCTTCGGACTTGGACCCGGTTGGGGCGGCATTGTCAACATGGCCAGTTTCAATAACTTTCGCAATAGTGCGAAATTTGATTCGTTTCTCGTCGTATCGGTGAATGTATTCACAAGTATTTATGCCGGCTTTGTGGTCTTCTCTGTTCTCGGCTTTCTCTCAG AGCAATCTGGCATTCCGGTGGCTACAGTTGCCACCTCAGGCGCTGGACTTGCCTTTGTCACGTATCCGCAGGCCATCTCCATGCTGCCCTTGCCCCAACTTTGGGGTGTTTTATTCTTCGTCATGCTCTTTATACTGGGCATTGACAGTGTG TTTGTCCAGCTGGAGGCCATCACCACCTCGATACTGGATGAGGTGGAGGTGCTGCGAAACCACAAATGGAAGGTGACTCTTATTCTATGTATATTCTTCTTCAGCATGTCAACCATTATGTGTACCAAT GCTGGCATGTTTATTTTGCAGCTGTTCGACTGGTATTCCTCAGCCTTGGCCATCATTGTTGTCTGCCTGGTGGAAGTCATTATGGTAGCCTTTATCTATGGCATCGATAATTTTATGACCGATGTCGAGTTCATGCTGGGCAAGCGTCCTGCGCTCTTCTGGAAAATAGCGTGGAAGTACATAACGCCCATAGTTTTAACC TTTGTACTCTTCACGAGCATTATTTTTTTACGCAAAATCACGTATAATGGCATCGAGTATCCCACCTGGGCAGTTGCAATTGGCTGGCTGAGTTTTGTATCCTCGATTATATTGATACCCCTATATGTTGTCTACATTATGATTATCAAACGGGATACTATGAAAGACAGCCTCAAGAAGCGACTGAAGCCCCTCGATTGGACACCGGCAGATCCAGATGATCGGGCCGATTACGATCAATTTAGACGAGAACGCAAAATGCCAGCATTCATGTCAGACACTGAAGCATAG